Proteins encoded by one window of Gemmatimonadota bacterium:
- a CDS encoding Fic family protein encodes MSDPNSRALSVFHGRRLPEPGTPAGYGALWERYSLPVPLPPRLVLIAERHHRAETDAWLVLTPRHAPDDSLAGHLEFALKWEGVDLGVLRWLFRAVAAEEVAAIVRQKPTGAYARRLWFLYEWLTGSRLDIPDAGKVKAVTAVDPEQQFVSSQGRVSSRHRVIDNMPGPPEFCPLVRRTGWLVRLQEMQLDVRTEVIIGRTHPDILTRAAAFLLLSDSRASFRIEGEQPSQDRALRWAQAIAEAGSVELSIEELERLQRVVIGDARFVHLGLRSEGGFIGDHDRHTGQPIPVHISAKPDDLRSLLQGMAQYADRSIHDGVDPVVVATAVAFGFVYVHPLEDGNGRLHRWLIHHVLAAAGYNPPGFVFPVSAAILRHVEEYRAVLESYSKSLLPLIEWRATEGGSVEVLNETADYYRYFDATAHAAFLYERVQETVEQDLPAEVKYLEAYERFAASVQNIVDMPGRTIDLLHRFLRQNGGRLSKRARTREFTSLTDAELARIESLYRESFADAPEPPDLGPDSNVEVDGA; translated from the coding sequence ATGAGTGACCCTAATTCACGGGCGTTGAGCGTTTTTCACGGGCGTCGCCTCCCGGAGCCGGGAACGCCTGCGGGCTACGGGGCCCTGTGGGAGCGCTACTCGCTGCCCGTACCCCTGCCGCCCCGGCTCGTTCTGATTGCCGAGCGACACCACCGCGCCGAGACCGACGCCTGGCTGGTGCTCACGCCGCGGCATGCACCTGACGACTCGCTCGCCGGCCACCTCGAGTTCGCGTTGAAGTGGGAAGGCGTCGATCTCGGCGTCTTGCGTTGGCTGTTCCGCGCCGTTGCGGCCGAGGAGGTCGCCGCGATCGTCCGACAGAAGCCGACAGGCGCCTACGCACGGCGTCTGTGGTTCCTCTACGAGTGGTTGACCGGCTCTAGGCTCGACATCCCGGACGCCGGGAAAGTGAAGGCGGTTACCGCGGTCGATCCGGAGCAACAGTTCGTGTCATCTCAGGGTCGGGTTTCGTCGCGACATCGGGTGATCGACAACATGCCCGGCCCGCCGGAGTTCTGTCCGCTGGTGCGGCGCACGGGTTGGCTGGTCCGTTTGCAGGAGATGCAGCTCGATGTGCGCACAGAAGTCATCATCGGCCGCACGCATCCCGACATCCTGACGCGCGCCGCCGCCTTTCTCCTGCTGAGCGACAGCCGCGCATCGTTTCGCATCGAAGGCGAGCAACCTTCGCAGGATCGCGCGCTTCGTTGGGCGCAGGCGATCGCCGAGGCCGGCTCCGTCGAGCTGAGCATTGAGGAGCTGGAACGGCTTCAGCGCGTCGTGATCGGCGATGCTCGCTTCGTGCATCTCGGACTGCGGAGCGAAGGCGGATTCATCGGTGATCACGACCGGCACACCGGTCAGCCGATTCCCGTTCACATCAGCGCGAAGCCGGACGATCTCCGGAGTCTGCTGCAGGGCATGGCGCAGTACGCAGACCGATCCATTCACGACGGCGTGGACCCGGTAGTAGTCGCGACTGCCGTCGCCTTCGGCTTCGTCTACGTGCACCCGCTCGAGGATGGCAACGGGAGACTCCACCGGTGGTTGATTCATCATGTGCTTGCCGCCGCCGGCTACAACCCGCCGGGCTTCGTCTTTCCAGTAAGCGCGGCGATCCTGCGGCACGTTGAGGAGTATCGGGCGGTTCTCGAGTCGTACTCGAAGTCGCTTCTTCCGCTGATCGAGTGGCGCGCAACGGAAGGCGGCAGCGTGGAAGTGCTGAATGAGACGGCTGACTACTACCGGTACTTCGATGCGACTGCGCACGCGGCGTTCCTGTACGAGCGGGTGCAGGAGACCGTCGAGCAGGATTTGCCAGCCGAGGTGAAGTACCTCGAGGCGTACGAACGCTTCGCCGCGAGCGTTCAGAACATCGTGGACATGCCCGGGCGCACCATCGACCTGCTCCACCGCTTCCTGCGGCAGAATGGTGGACGGTTGTCGAAGCGCGCGCGCACGCGGGAGTTCACGTCGCTCACGGATGCCGAGCTGGCACGGATCGAGAGCTTGTACCGTGAGTCGTTCGCCGATGCGCCGGAGCCGCCTGACCTCGGGCCGGATAGCAACGTTGAAGTCGATGGCGCTTGA
- the recJ gene encoding single-stranded-DNA-specific exonuclease RecJ translates to MSRYDGPPDAAAVADLVGALSLPEPVCRLLLLRGYGEEAAAKAFLKPRLEGLGSPFGLAGMDAAVARLGHAIERGETILVHGDYDVDGICAATLYTRALRELGARVEPFIPHRLRDGYDLSLAGVRAAAAAGATVILTADCGVVAHEAVVAAAGAGIDVVVTDHHTPAPTLPPAAAVVNPNRRDCAYPEKGLAGTGVAYKVCQALFEARGAAQESLWYYLDLVAIATIADVAPLVGENRLFTRFGLRLLPQTRNLGLRALLRTSGLAERPHLGAGQVSHVLAPRVNAVGRMGEGAWGVKLLLAEDEAEAERLARHLEEENRTRQAVDREMLAQALELLEREYDPKRDYGVVLAAAGWHPGVLGIVASRVAERIHRPTVLIAAEPGAARARGSARSIPSFHLYNALLSCAAHLERFGGHKHAAGLEIRPERTPAFREAFNAAARAVLRPEDLLPELEVDAELTLQEATPELYRFLRHFGPFGVGNPTPVFAARGVTVAGYPRVVGQDHLKLVLAQAELRLPAIGFRMAERLKEVDVARTAIDVAFHLQEDRWGGGVGLQARLLDLRPAA, encoded by the coding sequence GTGAGCCGCTACGACGGTCCGCCGGATGCCGCTGCCGTGGCCGACCTGGTCGGTGCGCTGAGCCTGCCCGAGCCGGTCTGCCGTCTGCTGCTGCTGCGCGGCTATGGTGAAGAGGCCGCAGCCAAGGCGTTCCTAAAGCCGCGGCTGGAAGGGCTGGGCTCGCCCTTTGGCCTGGCGGGGATGGACGCGGCCGTGGCGCGGCTGGGGCACGCGATCGAGCGCGGTGAGACGATCCTGGTGCACGGCGACTACGACGTGGACGGCATCTGCGCCGCCACGCTGTACACGCGGGCGTTGCGCGAGCTGGGCGCGCGCGTCGAGCCGTTTATTCCGCACCGGCTGCGCGATGGCTACGATCTAAGCCTGGCGGGCGTGCGGGCGGCGGCGGCGGCGGGCGCGACCGTGATCCTGACGGCGGATTGCGGGGTGGTGGCGCACGAGGCGGTGGTGGCGGCGGCTGGTGCCGGCATCGACGTCGTGGTGACGGACCACCACACGCCGGCGCCGACGCTGCCGCCGGCGGCAGCCGTGGTGAACCCGAACCGGCGGGACTGCGCGTACCCGGAGAAGGGGCTGGCGGGGACCGGCGTCGCCTACAAGGTCTGCCAGGCGCTGTTCGAGGCGCGGGGCGCGGCGCAGGAATCTCTCTGGTACTACCTGGACCTGGTGGCCATTGCCACCATTGCGGACGTGGCGCCGCTGGTGGGCGAAAACCGGCTCTTCACGCGCTTCGGGCTCCGGCTGCTGCCGCAGACGCGCAATCTGGGGCTGCGCGCGCTGCTCCGCACTTCGGGGCTGGCGGAGCGGCCGCACCTGGGCGCCGGGCAGGTGAGCCACGTACTGGCGCCGCGGGTCAACGCGGTGGGGCGCATGGGCGAGGGGGCCTGGGGCGTGAAGCTGCTGTTGGCCGAGGACGAAGCGGAGGCGGAGCGGCTGGCGCGGCACCTCGAGGAGGAGAACCGCACGCGGCAGGCGGTGGACCGGGAGATGCTGGCGCAGGCGCTCGAGCTGCTCGAACGGGAGTACGACCCGAAGCGAGACTACGGCGTGGTGCTGGCGGCGGCCGGCTGGCACCCGGGCGTGCTAGGGATCGTGGCCTCCCGCGTCGCGGAGCGGATCCATCGGCCCACCGTGCTGATCGCGGCCGAGCCGGGCGCCGCCCGGGCGCGGGGCAGCGCGCGCTCGATCCCGTCGTTTCATCTGTACAATGCGCTGCTCTCGTGTGCCGCGCACCTCGAGCGCTTCGGCGGCCACAAGCATGCGGCGGGTCTCGAGATCCGGCCGGAGCGGACCCCCGCCTTCCGCGAGGCGTTCAACGCGGCAGCGCGGGCGGTGCTGCGGCCGGAGGACCTCCTTCCCGAGCTGGAGGTGGACGCGGAGCTCACGCTGCAGGAAGCGACGCCCGAGCTGTACCGGTTCCTGCGCCACTTCGGCCCGTTCGGCGTGGGTAATCCCACGCCCGTGTTCGCGGCGCGGGGGGTCACGGTGGCTGGCTATCCCCGGGTCGTGGGGCAGGACCACCTCAAGCTGGTACTGGCGCAGGCGGAGCTTCGGCTGCCGGCCATTGGGTTCCGCATGGCGGAGCGGCTGAAGGAAGTCGACGTGGCGCGCACCGCTATCGACGTGGCCTTCCACCTGCAGGAGGACCGCTGGGGCGGGGGCGTGGGACTGCAGGCGCGGCTGCTGGACCTGCGCCCCGCGGCATGA